The Sorex araneus isolate mSorAra2 chromosome 5, mSorAra2.pri, whole genome shotgun sequence genome has a segment encoding these proteins:
- the RPL11 gene encoding 60S ribosomal protein L11 produces MAQDQAEKENPMRELRIRKLCLNICVGESGDRLTRAAKVLEQLTGQTPVFSKARYTVRSFGIRRNEKIAVHCTVRGAKAEEILEKGLKVREYELRKNNFSDTGNFGFGIQEHIDLGIKYDPSIGIYGLDFYVVLGRPGFSIADKKRRTGCIGAKHRISKEEAMRWFQQKYDGIILPGK; encoded by the exons ATGGCG CAGGACCAGGCTGAAAAGGAAAACCCCATGCGGGAACTTCGCATCCGCAAGCTCTGCCTCAACATCTGCGTCGGGGAGAGCGGAGACAGGCTGACCCGCGCGGCCAAGGTGCTGGAGCAGCTCACCGGGCAGACCCCCGTGTTCTCCAAAG CTCGGTATACCGTCAGGTCTTTCGGCATTCGGAGAAATGAGAAGATTGCTGTTCACTGCACTGTTCGCGGAGCCAAGGCAGAAGAAATCTTGGAGAAAGGGCTGAAG gtgcGAGAATATGAGTTACGAAAAAATAACTTTTCCGATACTGGAAACTTTGGCTTTGGGATCCAGGAACACATCGATCTGGGAATCAAATATGACCCAAGCATCGGCATCTATGGCCTGGACTTCTACGTG GTGCTGGGTAGGCCAGGTTTCAGCATCGCAGACAAGAAGCGCAGGACAGGCTGCATTGGGGCCAAACACAGAATCAGCAAAGAGGAGGCCATGCGCTGGTTCCAGCAGAAG TATGATGGGATCATCCTTCCTGGCAAATAA